From the genome of Perca fluviatilis chromosome 8, GENO_Pfluv_1.0, whole genome shotgun sequence:
AAACCTGACTTCTGCTCCTTTCCAGCTCAAGCTCTTGTTTGCATGCGTCAAGCTCAACCCTTAGCAGTGAGTCTGATTTCTTCTGTTGAAAAGCATAGAGTTAAATAATGCTACTTCTTTAACAATGAGATTATCTCAGTGCCCTAACACGGAGGGATACATTACCTTTGCTTTGGTCAGGACTGTTTCCAAATCAGCTTTGTGCTGCAGCAGATTCTCAATTTCTTCCCTATAGGTAGGAAAAAATGCATTATCAAAACAAGATGTGGGATGTGTGTCCAAAAGCTAATGTGTGATTTAGACAGCAATTAATTAGGCGAAGTTGTGATTTATAATATCGACTCACCTGCTTTTCAGGCCCTCTTTCTGAAGGTTTTCAATCTCAGTTTCCAGATGTTCAGCTTCCACTTGGAGCTGAAATTAGATTAATTTATTTAGATCCCTCTAAATGCACTGATGTAGTATAAAGTTATTTTCAAGGAGTGGTCTTACTTCATTTCTGGAGTTGTTCTTTTTGAGTTCCTCTAGCTCCTCCTGTGTGGACTGCAGGGTCAAAGCCACTTTTTGCCATTTCTCTGCCCAGTGCGAGGCCACAGCTTTTAGTTCCTCGATGCTCTGAACGCTCACTGCATCTTGTTCCTGATGCTGTCTGTCTTGCAGGTGTAGCTTCTCCTCCTTCTCAAGAACCTCAGCctccaaacacaagcactgatcCTGCAGTTTCTGTTTTTCTAATACCAAAACGGCCACAGATTCCCTGGATAAATAGTTTGAGGGTTTCAGTAAAAAGAGGGTAATTATACTACATTATAATACGTTCAATCAACACCTCACCTCAGCTGCAGGAACTTTTCTTTCATCTCCATTAACTCCTCATGTCCACATTCATTAATTTTACTCAACAGCTCCTCTTTTTCTGTGATCAGCTGAGATCGTTCTGCCTCCAGATCTGTGATCTGTTTGGAATTGGTGTCCCTCTCTGCTGTTACCTCCTGTAGCTGAGTCTGTGATGTTTTCAGTTTCCGCTCAATCATTTCAAGCTCAAATGACAGCTTTTCATTTACCTGGTGTAAAGACACAACATGGatcatttaataaataattcagAAAAAGGTGAAACCCCCAAAAAAGATGTCCACTTAGAACTTTCAACCTCTTTAAGAGCCTTAAATTCTCCCTTCATCAGAACAGTTTCCTGATCCTGTTTGTTGTGGGACTCAGTGTCACAACCCTCTGAACCTTGTTGGGCCCTCTGTAGCTGCAGCTCCAGGACCTGGGCCCTCTGGTGCAGATCTGCTTTCTCCTAtacaacacacatgcaaaaaatAAGGCTAGTCATAATTCCAAATCATGATATTTTGATCTTGAATGCTTCAGAAATTGTAGTTAAGATTATATATGATACCTGCATCAGGCAATCTTTGTTAGACAGAGCCATTGTCAGTTTGGCCTTCAGTTCTTTTATATTATTCCCCAGCTTTAGCACTTGAGTTGACAAGAGGGCTTTTTCCTGAGAAGAATTAAAGATAATTTTCAAGGTTTAATTCCtattacacacaatataaaatgttgTAATGTACCTGCAGGATGAGGTTATATTGAATCTGAGGCAAACTGACCAGGCATGCTTGGCTGATCTTGTTGTTAGCTTCATTCAGCTGTTTTTGCATGTCAGAGTGATTCTGTCTTTTATGATTCATCTCCTCTACTTGATTCAACAGCGCCCTCTGTGTCTAGATACATAGAAACAAAATACGCAGAGTCCAGAGGTGTAAATGTAACGAAAAGATAATGGCAGTACAATAGACAACTGCAGTGTAGCTTTGTGATTTCAACATTTTAAGATTTCCCctatatattttcaaactgacCTCTGTAGTAGTCTGGAGTTTCTGGAGTGCCTGGTTTCGTTCTTGTTCGTGTGTCTTTGCCCTCGTCTCAGCTTCTCTCAGAGCCTCTCTCAGCTTGCATAGCTCTGTGTCAACCTTCTGCCTCTCCTGAATTAAAGTGTAAAAGCAGTGTTTGGcaagcaaaaatacaaaataatacagTATTTAGAACACAAATCTATGTTCATAATACATGAAGCTTACACACCTGCCTGTTAAAGTCTTCTTGACTCATTGGTAATGTTCTGCAGAGCGAGCCAGGAGTTCTTTCATTTAGTTGATCATTGCTTGCTCTGTCCAAAGAAGACCTCATTTGCAACAATTCCTTTTCCAGTTGTAGGACCCTTGTGAGTGAATTTCACATAAAGACTTTCAATCTTTACTaaagtctttgtttttttaaatttccctTCCATGTCTTTTGCTGCACTTACTTTTCATGAAGCTCTCCACGTTGCCGACTCTTTTCAAATTGGGATAATCCAGCTGCCTCCTTCTCTTGCTCAAGAGCGTCCATCGTTTCTGACAGCTGCTGTGAAACACATCACTGTAAAGTACTAGGATACTGTGTGCAAATgaagataagataaaaaaatGCATCCCACACTAGTCAAAAAGTACGTTACAGCAGCTCAAAGTAATGATACAAATGAAGCaagataaaaatacaaaaataaatatatgattataaataatttattttaaataataaaataaaaaagaatagaaTAAGATTTCAGTAATGCTATATATTACACCAATTAGAGAATAGAATAAAgctatacacactaaaataaaatagaatagaacaaatgCGCACCTTTCACTTcttaacagattttttttaacagattatAGAATTAGTTTCAATAGACATTTGAATTTACTGTTTTACTTACCTTACGTTTCATGTCAAACAGTTGTGCAGTAGTTATGTTGTAGCTCAGCTGTGAATTTCTGGTCCTCAGTCGGTCCAGCTGAGTGTCTAAACGCTCATGAGCATCCTGCAGCCATTGCACCCCTTGTGCTTGTCTAAAGCTGCTTTCACCTCGGGCAGCCCTTAATTCTTCCCTTGGAGATGGAGGAAAAGGTTGTGGTGCACCCTCAAGTGCCAGATGGGACAATGATTGCCACTTCCTTAGACCTGGGTCATTTTGTCTGAAGCCACCAGTGCTCCCAGATGTGCTAGAATACAGTATATCAGCCAGAATTTACACCACCCTGACTTGAAAATGAACATTACTGTGTCTCGTTTAAAAACTGTACACATTTCCCCCTCACCTTGCACTGACTTTGGACAGAAATCCTGCTCCAGTTGTCATACCATACCATGCTGAGGTCTAAGGATTAAAGATTAAAGATTAAAGATaagcacaattttttttttaaagaactacACTTTGATCAACCTGCTCTACCCGATAAAAAACTATATCTAGGTCTTACCTGAGCTGAAAAGCAAGATTTGGTGTCCCACATGTTGAGGTCCGTGAGAGAAAATGGACTTGAACTTCTGTATGAGGGACTAAACATTTTTGGAGTGTCTTCCTAGATCCAAGTTATTTCTTCTCTTTGAATGGGTGAGGCTACTGTAGTCCTCATCTCCCCACCTATCTGCCCACACGTCAGGGATAGATTTCCACACAAAGGTGGCAGCTTGAGATGTGTGGCTATTCTTAGATCATGTGTCTTGATATTTCCACTGCTTGCTTGATGGTCAACAACTAGTTTTCACACTGCATGATTATTACAATCTGTTTGTGATTTACTTTCATTATAATAACACCCTTTTCCATATCGAAATGTATGTCTGTATAAAAAGCTGATTGATAAGAAAGGAAACACAACATATGTTTTGATTAAATAGCTGTAGTCTGCACAAAATGACTTTCTCTTACAGTACCTTGCTGCAGAAACCCTCTCCAGTTCAGTGACAATGGTCATTTGGTCAAATTGCTCCGCTTGTAAGCCTCACACAGCTTTGATTGCAAGCTTTTCAGTGTACATCTCTTGAACTGAGTATCCATGGTAACCTATGTACACAGGATGCAGTGGGGTGGATGTGTCATGTGCTAAACACTTCTGGGATAGTCTCCACATGATCTCACTCAGCCTGCTGACTGGCTGTTTGTTGACATGAGTTGTTAAGAACATATCACAAACACTGATCATAACACACATAGCTTACCTCTGATTAATTATTTATGGCAGTGAATGTGTCATGATTGATTAGGATTGTCTTTgggcacacagagagaaaaatgcTTTATATTTATGCTCTTATGGGCTTTGGTTTTGGAATGATGATGATAGTTTAGCTCCAGGGAAAAGAAAGCATGTGATGAATCGTATCATGGCTATATAAGCATGCTAATATTCTACATCTTAGTGTGAAATATTGCATGCAACTGATTCAATCCAAAGTTGTTTCTTTACATGTGACAGTCAGACCATTATTCAGCTCCATCCTTCAAAATATTGCACGTCCCACAATTTATTCAAACACTCATAAGCGTTACATTTGACTcagcattttaaattaaacaaaacaaaaacacaaggtATTGATAACCAAATACATTTGGATAATAATAGAAATCGCAGTATGTCAGATTTCGCTCATTTACATTTAggtaaaaaaccttttttttttacagttaagctcttattttgaaagaaGAAACGCATCGGAGGCCGGAAGTAGTCATCCAGGAGCTAGCAACAGCATCTTTCGACTAGCTATTCAATAAGCTAAAAGCTAGCAGTCTAAATATACTACAATTTCCCTTTCGGTACTTAATTAATTTGTGTTATTGAAAAGAGTGCTTCGCATCAATTCCGAAAAGGTATAACACTTTAACACCACGCCTTTAATCAAATAGAGCTTTTGCGTCTTGCAATATACACGAGATAGAAACTTAGCCAACGTTAATGCTAAATAACAGGCCGACGCTAACGCTAGTCAGTTAGCATAGCGTATTCGGTAACATTCTGATGTCCTACCGATATAGTACTGATAgattattaatttaaaatactttatttttatttttatttgttttattacaaaGCTTCTCTGACGAGTAACGTGAAATTAAAACTTCTATTTTTTCAATATCGTGCAGTCATGGCAGCGGATTGGCTGGGTAGTTTGGTGTCAATTAACTGTGGACCAACACTGGGAGTCTATCAAGGAGAGGTGGTGTCTGTGGACCAGTCCAGCCAAACCATCTCCTTAAAACAACCTTTCCATAATGGAGTCAAGTGCCCTGTTCCCGAGGTCACGTTCAGGTAAAGCTCAGCCACGAGTTGTATGCTCCTCGGATGTTTTTCACAGATTGGGCTGATAGACAGCCACTGTTTCTTCCTGTTACTAAATACAGTACtttactttttctttgtttctgcaGTGCCATTGACATAAAGGAACTAAAGATTTTAGATATCAGAAAAGGCAATGCTAGGAATAGCTCTTCTACGAAGGTAAGCAGTGTTCCAGTTGCAGTCCCAAAGGGTGACCCCAGGCCTGTGGAGAAACTCAACTCTCCTCAGCACTGCTCCAAAAGCTATGGAGAACGTCACCTGGACATACCCGGCCAGCCAAAAGGATTTCGTCAAAGACACAACTCCTGTAAGTGCAATTtagtacacacatatatatttatactacTATAACCAAGTCCAGTTGCCCTTGAATTTAACCTTCCTTGGATATTGCTGATTGTGTTGAGATTTACTGTATATCATCCCCATCAGGGTCATCTAGTAGCCGAGGGGCAAACCAAGCAACACCGAAAAAGAATGGGGTGAAAAATGGTCAGATGAAGCACAGAGACGACGAGTGTTTTGGGGATGGCATGGACGACGGGCTGGATACAGACTTTGATTTTGAAGGAAACTTGGCTCTTTTTGACAAAGCAGCAGTTTTCTCAGAAATCAACACATCTGAGCGCCGCAATGGTGCAAGGTCGCGTGGGACGCCCCAAGAGCAGACCCCTTCACGGTACCGTCATGATGAAAACATCCTGGAGGCCAAACCTATTGTGTACAGACAGATTACTGTACCGCAGCCTGGGGCCAAAGAGTACTGCACTGGTAAATTGTTTCACATAGTAATGAAACAAATGGTAGTGAGGGCACATTATCAGAAGTGTACTGTTAAATATACTGTTGTTTTTTCAATACAGACTCTGGGCTCGTTGTACCCAGTATATCCTATGAACTACACCAGCGTCTGTTGTCAGTCGCTGAGCGTCATGGTCTCTCACTGGAGCGAAGGCTTGAAATGACTGGAGTGTGTGCAAGTCAGATGGCACTTACATTGCTGGGAGGGCCCAACAGGTAAGCATGTAGTGATGGTTTATAAGCACAGATGAGAGCAGCCTTAGCTACATGACAGACCAAGAATCTATCCCGGACAGTATAGGTTTAATGTTCATAGAAATTAGTTACTCCCTGTTTACATTGGCTATGTGTTGTTAGCAAGGTACATTATCAGCTGTAACAAAATTCAAAATATAGTAGTGTTTTAATTTAACACCCCAAATGTTCAATATTGAAAAAATAAGCCATTATTAAGTGATCAGAAAAGaagcatgatttaaaaaaaaaaaaaaaaaaaaaaagacacatcaGGCCTCCATACTAGTGCAGCTTATTGTATTGTATACCAAATATGAATTTACTGGCATTCCGTGTATGGAGATAGCAAAATCTCAGAAAAGCAACTtagtttattttatgtttttcttccaGATTGACTCCAAAAAATTTACACCAGCGTCCCACAGTGGCTCTGCTGTGTGGCCCTCATGTTCAGGGTGCTCAGGGCATCAGCTGTGGTCGTCACCTGGCCAATCACGAAGTGGAGGTCATCTTGTTTCTGCCAAACTTTGTCAAGATGCTCGACTCAGTCACCAGCGAGCTCACACTCTTCAACAAGACTTGTGGAAAACAGGTGTCAAGCATGAAAGGTGGGCAtatttttctacttttataatttactctgtgtttttttttttttttttacattttgcattctAGGTGAAGTcatatttttccatttttctgtCGGAATCCACAGACCTTCCAGACACCCCAGTAGACTTAATCATAAACTGCCTGGACTGCCACGAGAACACATTCCTGTTGGATCAGCCTTGGTACCAAGCAGCTGCAGACTGGGCTAACCAGAACCGAGCGCCAGTACTCAGCTTAGACCCTCCTGGTAGGGGACAGGGGCAGGCTGTGGAGGCCAagtggtctctctctctttgcctcCCCCTTCCCCTGGCTGAGGGAGCTGGCAGGGTTTACCTCTGTGACATAGGTATTCCTCGCCAGGTGTTCCAGGAAGTGGGAATCAAGTACATTTCTCCTTTTGGCTGCAAATTTGTCATACCCTTGCACTCTCCATAATGGGACTAATGGTCAACATCCCTCCATGCCCGTGTGGGTTTCGGCACCTTGTATTCCAGAGTTCATCCATCAAGTTTCTAACTCATCAACATGTGAATGGGACCACTGTTTGGTACATTAGTTCAACCAGGACTAAGTGCATGTGGGTGGGATAGGAAAGAGCTTTATTGAAAAAGTAAATGTGTTGACCATCAGAGCATTCAGCAATTATGTAGATACCATTGTATTTACATGATATTACAATATATTTGGAAGATAGATTTTTCAGAAAAATACAGCTGAAGTGTCAAAAATAATACCACATAGTCTTCAGTAGTTTTAGATTGAATAAGACAATATCTGATTTAAAATGGAAACATTTATTAATGTCTCTGTAATCTAACCTCATTTCAAAACCATCGGTTGAATGAAATGGAGATCCACCATATGATACATGCAAATGTATTGTTATTACTATAATCTGGATGAGACAACAAATCCAATTTGCATTGGTGTTACCATTGCTAATGGCTTGGTTTATAGCCTGCCATACTCTTCAGCACTCTGTTACTGTTGTCTTATGTTTTATTAGGATAGAAAATCCATTTATATTCCATTTGATAAGTTGACACAGCATGCAAAACCTCTAGCAATCTTGACTTTTAATGAAAAACCTTTGCTAACTAAATTTTGTCACAATGGGGAGCCAAAGTCATGCCCGGGCTAGCCTCTGTTCCACTAGCTTCTGTAAGTCAATgcattcaacatttattttatcgGTTACGTCAAGACAATTTGCCATCCACTACTGCAGTTGTTATAAGCAGTTGTTACAGTAACAAAGTTAAACACTTACTATGTGAGCATAGAAAAATCTACTGCTCCCATGAACGAACTACAAGCGCGGGTACTTCGGTCATTGTAACTTGGTTTCGTCCATATCCATAAAACGTGTGTAAAGGCCGCTAAAAACAAAtattgaataataaaaataaaaaactactgGCCTTGTCTAAACTCTTGAAGCGAGCCACACAACATACTGTTGAGAAAGACCGTTCGAAAGCTAGATTTTTAGTTATGACTATAGAGTAGTAACACATGCCAATGAGATTTTGAATGACATTTTCTGGGAATAAAACCCAGAAAGAAGTTGCAGTTTCACTTTGGCTAACTTTGGCTCTCTGTTATATGTGTTAAAGGACCATACCAGAGTGTTTGCATGTTTCAGTTCcttgcaaatatttttttttaaatttttttccttttttttttatttaaattttttttaaaaaatttttttttttttttttttttttttttttttttaaatataaaaaaaaattaatttttttagtttttttttgttttgctaatCCGTATTGCAATAACATAAAGTCTGCAGtagttacattgtttttgtgtggtAATGTAGATAATcgcatatttaaaaaatgttcacTGCATTACACTAACAAAAATGAATGCATACTTGACATTGTTTATGATGGACTAAGAGTATCCTAGTAGATTTCCATGTGATATTGAAATGAATAGAAGCTAATAGATGCCTGAAAGACAAATTGCAtcaacatttctaaaaaacaGTAGCATGGTTTTCAGATGGTTAGTTAAATGGAAGTGATTGTAAGTGATGGTATGGTCCTTTACGTTTCAAGCCACCTTGCAGGTCCGACTGTCTACagtttactttatttttaacaaAGTTGTGTTGGTTGACAAAACAAGCAGTCTTTTTCTAAAGTAGAAATGCTCTGTATATTTGGGATTTGATCAAGATGTAACATCTTGAGTAATTAAAGAAGAGCTGCTTGTTTTGAGCTGCTTCTTGAGGCCTTGACAGACGGGTTGTAGGCATCTCTACtcctagatttttttttttttttgacaacaaAAGTCATCCCCTTTGCTTGTTATTTAACAAGATCAcattcattttgaaatgtgtccAGGACAGATGCTTTACTGGACATGCACATTGTGTACACCAACATGTACTTAAATCTTGCATCATTGATGTCAGCGTAGTCTAGAAAAGGCTAAAGTGAAGCTGTTTCAGAAGTTACAAATGATGTAATTTGGGATATGGTTTATGGTGTGGTATTGTGTCCACACATTAACTTGTTAACATCTCAGGAGGATTAAaaataagttgtttttttccgcAGTGCACATTATCTGCACAGGGTTCACAAACTGATTCAGTGAAAATTAGTTTCATGCACAAAGGGTTTGTCCTTTCTCGAACATTCCTCCAGCCTGATGTGTTGTGTCACGTCTGTTGAGACAAGTCTGGCTTGAAAACCTCCACCAGCGTTACTGAATGTaaggagttgtttttttctttggccGCCAGGGGGGCATTAAACCACACTTTGGGTGGCTCTTCCTTGTTCTGTTGTAATGGCAGCTTTATGTACTATTTCTACAAACACTAGTGTTATTTCTCTACGAAATGTGAAGCGTCAGAAACCATGAGGTGGTCTGGCTTTTGTCAGGAAAGCACCTGTTTTAAAAGAATAATTGTTTAAACGCAGGTTATGCTTCTTCTAACCAGTGGGAGGTTTTATCAGGACAACTGTTTGCTTTTGGGAGCGAAGTCGAGGTTCAAAATACTGTGCAGTCCTCTTGTGTCATGTCTGCAGATTGAAACAATAAAACACTTCCACCGTTGCTCTAACTTTGTGGACTTTTTGTAATCATTGATCAAATTCTTCACCAACTTGACTGAAATTAATTCAATGATCCATTTTTAGCCCGAATAGTTTCTCATTAACGCGCATGTGCACTGCAAAATCAAGGTGGGGCAAAACACTTGAATGTTCTGACGGGGAAAAGGAGTGGGTCAGTCTGAAGTAGACTCAAAGTAGTCTGAATCGCGTTTATTTAATCGCTGCAATTTTTATCCGGACTTACcgtgttttttttactcaatCATTTTACTATTTTTCAATAGGAGGACCGTCGAGGCTGCTGATAAGTTTGTAGGAAAGTTATTTTTTCATCATATAAGGCGACTTTTCAAAATTATGTTAACATGAGAAGACGCAGCAACAAAAGTCTTGGCTGGTTTTATTGAGGTACGTTTGGAGTGCTGAAGTTTCGGGTCACCTTAGGCAGATATCACTTCCTCACCGGGACTTGTGTTTTGCGCGTCCACATCAACTGTCGGTTATATATTTCGTGAATGGCAATTTGTCTGCCGTTGCTCAAATGAAAACGGACTTTGGGCAGTAGCCGAATCACCTGTTATTGCCTCAAGCTTCTTGGTTTTTGCCTGCAAACAGGTAAGTTTTATCTTGTAATGGAGCCGTAGCTTGTTGATGCAGTAACGCTGTTTTGTTGTGGTAGCCTGATACCTTTCCAAAATAGAGCTAACCTGTGGGCCTGTCAGCGTTTACACTTCGTGCTGACTGACAGCTCTGATAAAGTTGATAAGAAAGCACTGGTCTTTGGAGCCTGTGACAGGCTACATAATCAAGCGTTTATACTTAGTTTTATATAGGTGCATTTCAAAGTGCTTACAGTAAAACAAGAATAGGCTATGATTTCCTTATTAATATCCTCCCCCTTCAAACTTCTGCCACTTCACATCGTGTGCCGCTGCTCATGCAGCTCTCCAAATTGCCTGTCACAACATGGTATATATGGTAGTATTTATAATGATCACTGATCCTGCGATTTTTGTATACTTTTTGAAACTTTGTAAAACTGTCTGCACTTGCAGGAATGTGTGACTTGCAGATAGGTTAGCATTCAATGGTAATGCCTCTCAGTTTGCTATTGCTTTTTGTCATTTAGTCTGTCATTTTCAGGAAACGATTAATCAAAAAACTTGGACAAGCAACCACTGCACCAAAAGCAAGTgccaaacagaaaacaaaaagttCAATGGAACCAGCATTTGTCAGAACTGAGGGACTAAGGACCTCTTGGGTCTGCTTCAGGGTCATGCCC
Proteins encoded in this window:
- the edc3 gene encoding enhancer of mRNA-decapping protein 3; amino-acid sequence: MAADWLGSLVSINCGPTLGVYQGEVVSVDQSSQTISLKQPFHNGVKCPVPEVTFSAIDIKELKILDIRKGNARNSSSTKVSSVPVAVPKGDPRPVEKLNSPQHCSKSYGERHLDIPGQPKGFRQRHNSWSSSSRGANQATPKKNGVKNGQMKHRDDECFGDGMDDGLDTDFDFEGNLALFDKAAVFSEINTSERRNGARSRGTPQEQTPSRYRHDENILEAKPIVYRQITVPQPGAKEYCTDSGLVVPSISYELHQRLLSVAERHGLSLERRLEMTGVCASQMALTLLGGPNRLTPKNLHQRPTVALLCGPHVQGAQGISCGRHLANHEVEVILFLPNFVKMLDSVTSELTLFNKTCGKQVSSMKDLPDTPVDLIINCLDCHENTFLLDQPWYQAAADWANQNRAPVLSLDPPGRGQGQAVEAKWSLSLCLPLPLAEGAGRVYLCDIGIPRQVFQEVGIKYISPFGCKFVIPLHSP